The proteins below are encoded in one region of Periplaneta americana isolate PAMFEO1 chromosome 11, P.americana_PAMFEO1_priV1, whole genome shotgun sequence:
- the LOC138709081 gene encoding uncharacterized protein isoform X2, translated as MLQLIKISYAILVIVGEMVIFHMLPVFFLICQAVQHSTMSCTCLQACCYCRHFLKLSSDVGKTISLFVTSHDDLDMRLLLIYCLLDC; from the exons ATGTTGCAACTAATCAAAATAAGTTACGCCATTCT AGTTATTGTTGGGGAGATGGTTATTTTCCATATGTTACCAGTGTTCTTCCTCATTTGTCAAGCTGTCCAGCATTCTACTATGAGTTGCACATGTTTGCAGGCATGCTGCTACTGTAGACATTTTCTCAAGCTTTCGTCTGATGTGG GCAAAACCATCAGTTTGTTCGTGACCAGCCACGATGACCTTGATATGAGACTGTTGTTGATATACTGTTTGCTAG ACTGCTAG
- the LOC138709081 gene encoding uncharacterized protein isoform X1, giving the protein MVIRFTIEQRSFICSNFLKNKSPAQCRREFQERFPGVDPPNRRTVHKIVHKFKTTGSVLDKKSNRRRHILTEETLDDIGSRLEQSPQKSLTKIAQEAGVSRSSAFNARKLLKFNPYRYKVTELHALEPGDAHRRISFCSWFLQSVNDGHLDPQLVMFSDEAWFHLHGRVNTENSRYWSVDNPRLTHESPKHDPKVGVWCVISAKRIIGPIFLHKAVNDDQYQALILDRFFPQLTEEERRYGVFQENRARAHPAATSLRAIVDIFDERLISELWPVRSPDLTPCDFYLWCSLKDKVYKSNPRTLDELQSNIREEIANISEAELQRVNKNVLRRYNACLAANGEHFQHRL; this is encoded by the coding sequence ATGGTTATAAGATTTACTATCGAACAAAGAAGTTTCATTTGTAGTaactttttaaaaaacaaatcacCTGCCCAGTGCCGTAGAGAATTTCAGGAACGATTTCCTGGGGTTGATCCACCAAACAGAAGAACAGTTCATAAAATAGTACACAAATTCAAAACTACGGGATCAGTATTGGACAAGAAATCAAATCGAAGACGCCACATATTAACGGAGGAAACACTTGATGATATCGGTTCTCGATTAGAACAATCGCCGCAAAAATCTCTCACAAAGATAGCTCAAGAAGCTGGGGTGAGTCGTTCATCAGCATTCAATGctagaaaattactaaaatttAATCCCTACCGGTACAAGGTCACAGAACTACACGCTTTGGAGCCCGGAGATGCTCACAGGAGAATCAGTTTTTGCAGTTGGTTTCTTCAGTCAGTTAATGACGGCCATTTAGACCCACAATTAGTGATGTTTAGTGACGAGGCGTGGTTTCACTTGCACGGACGAGTTAACACTGAAAATAGTCGGTACTGGTCAGTAGATAACCCAAGACTTACACACGAAAGCCCAAAACATGATCCTAAGGTCGGTGTGTGGTGTGTCATAAGTGCGAAACGCATAATCGGCCCAATTTTTCTCCATAAAGCAGTTAATGATGACCAGTACCAAGCCTTAATTTTGGATCGGTTTTTTCCTCAATTAACCGAAGAAGAACGAAGGTATGGTGTGTTCCAGGAAAACAGGGCCAGAGCTCATCCCGCTGCAACTTCATTGCGTGCGATTGTCGACATCTTTGATGAGAGGTTAATTAGTGAACTGTGGCCTGTTCGATCCCCAGACCTAACGCCCTGCGATTTTTATTTGTGGTGCAGTTTAAAAGACAAAGTCTATAAATCAAATCCACGAACATTGGATGAACTCCAAAGCAACATACGAGAAGAAATAGCCAACATTTCGGAAGCAGAGCTGCAACGTGTGAATAAAAATGTACTTAGACGCTACAACGCCTGCCTCGCAGCAAATGGAGAACACTTTCAACATCGTCTTTGA